AAAAAAAGATAAGTAGGCAGCATGGTAAGTGcgaaataattcaaaaattatatgaaagttGATTTTAGTATCTAAGAAATTATTGTGCCTTATACTACTGTCTTCTTGTGTTTTGCTAGTAAAAATTTCAAGGCATGACATCAATGATTTTAGCAATTTAGAGAAAGGCAGTAAATACTATTtcggtaagggtttaatatgttttCTGTGCAAATTATTTTGTCATGACTCACATATGATAATAGGgaagtgcctaggcatgaggcTATGGATTTTTACTTGGACGAGACAGAGCTCGTGTTAGGGTCCATAGAAAATCATAAGGGCCACCAAGAGTCCAAGAGGGGTGGGTGAGGTGGACAGACCTGCATACATGATTcatttcatatttatctatgattGTCATGATTTACAATTTGCTATGTTTACATATTGACTTTACTGAGTCCCCGGACTCACCCTTTATAAATAACCACAGATGATTCAGGCCCTAGTAGAGGGAAAACAGTGGTAGTGGATGATTCACCGATAAGTGTGGTTGACCAGCCGTGACAGGGTTTTTGTTGTAATGCGAATTTATGAGTATTTTATATTCCTAGTTTGTAATATATTTGTGTGAGACAAATGATATGTTAAACTTATAGTATTTCGTtggagaaataatttaattgtataAAACTAAGCTTCCATCCCAAAGATTTGTAAAGCGTATAGCTCGGCTAAGATGTGGGTGCCCACTGCTGCCTATATTTATGGGACCCGAGTTTTTGGATGAGTGAAGGCGGTAAAACCTAGATCCCACCAAGGGCGGGCGCCCTAATTTGTAGAGCATGGCCGAACTTCAAATTTATCCAATGATCGTGGTTGTAACTGTGGATTACGGTGGCACCCTGGATGTGGGACCGGGGGTGTCACAGGAGGCCAGATTAACTTTCTGGTCCTCGGCCACCTGATGGATATTGAACAACTTCTCGAATGTTGGCTTAGTCTCATCAAACACCGGTAACTCTAGCTTGGGTACTGGAAAATTAGAGTGACTCGAATTCACCACCATTCTCGATCTCCTCTCCACTACTCCTTCACCCATCCCCGCCTGATCACCCCCCAATTCAGACGATCCTACCGCCCTATAACCCAAACCCATACCCATACCTGGTAGTATTGGATCCAATTGTTCATGTGCGGGAAAGTCCAGGGATATTCTTACCTGCGCCTGGTTTGAGAACATCAGCATGAATTGTTGCATCTAATCTCAAACCATGTTGCTATGCTCCTGCATCTCTTCTCAGATCTAGTTGCGCATATCTCCCCGCAACCAATCTACCACAACTTCTAGCTTCTTGTCTACTGCTCCGATCGCGTCATCCATACTTCCCACCCACTGTTGCATCTCATTCACTGTAGCAGTTACATGTTGCAATTGCAtctccatttgtttcatgcGGGTATCGTCAGCTATAGTATCTCCTCCTTCGGAAGCATCGGCCAAGaaagtgctctgataccaatttgtcagatTCCTGATCTGACAAGTGAGTTCTCGATCGATCAAGAAAggcaagagaaaaagagaatgagaattgagagggaaaagagtTTGAAAGGGAAACtaatttccagatttcattcAACATGTGGGAGTAGGCAAAGATCAACTATTTTTATACTGATCGGTGGCCTAAATGGGTGCCAAAACGGTTATCCTACCCACTTACTTAACAACTTGTCAAATAGCATGCTAGAACATTCCTCTAGCTATGCTTATCCATGGCTTTTATTTACACAAGGCCTCAACCTACTAAATTCAGGTCTACCGCCTATTACATGTGTCTAATATTCAACTAACATAACATACCTTCTCTCCTTAATGCTTGATAAATAGAGTATGATTCCCTCGGTTTTGGTGGTATCCCATAGATAACATGGCCTTTGAGAATCTGTCAAACCACGCACATGGGGACTGCTTGAGCCCATATAGGGCTTTCTTAAGTTTACAAACTTGATTTTTTCCATATTCTTTATGCTAAAAACCTAGAGGTATTTCCATAAAGACATCTTCTTCTAAATCCCCgtgtaagaaggcattcttgacATCAAATTGTTGCAATTTCCAACCAAATTTAGTTGTCAATGctataagaattctaacaatAGTCATTTTGGCCACGAGAGCAAATGTTTCTAAGTAATCAATACCATAAGATTGAGTGTAGCCTTTGACAACTAGGCATGCCTTATACCTGTCAAGTGTTTCATCTGCCTTGTATTTGACATTAAAAATCCACTTGCACTCCACTAGTTTTGCATCCCTTGGTCTAGGAACTAGCTCCCAAGTATGGTTTCTTTCTAGCGCATTCATTTCTTCCACTATAGCTTTTTTCCAGTTGTGGTCTTTTACAACCTCTTCCACTGATTTAGGAATAGCAATTGTATCCAATGATGCTAGAAAGCTCCGGTGGTTAGGGGATAAGTGGTGGTAGGATAAGAAGTTGGACAATGGGTGCTTGGTGCAAGTTCTAACACCTTTCCGGATGGCAATTGGTATGTCTAGATCTGTATATTCCGGTTGAGTCTGAGACGGGTTAGAAGTGTTGGTAGAGTCCTCACCATGTGAAATTTTCAAGCTAGTGTCAGAGACTGATGATGTGTTTGGCTTCAGATCTTCAATGGGCTACCTTCTCTTGTAAACATAGGGAGAGCCTTTGTATCTTATAGGAGAACTAAGCCTCAAGTGAGCCTATTCAGTAGCAAAATCATATGGCAGAGGTTGAGATGACATAATAGGATTGGGATCTTGTGAAGGGAGACTCTAACTGGATGTTACTATTTCAAGACTAGGGTTGAGAAATTCCCAATCCATATCAGCTTGTCCGATGACTTCTGGCCTATCTGGAATTGGAGTAAAGTATGGTTGTGATTCACTAAATGTGACATCTTTAGAGACATAAAATTTTCGAGTGATAGGGTGGTAGCATTTATACCCCTTTTGTGTTGGAGAATATCCAAGGAAGATACACTTAAGGGCCCTAGGGTCCAATTTGTCTCTATGGATTTTGAATATGtgaacaaaacacacacatCCAAACACTTTTAAGGCTAACTAAGTATGAAGATTGAGGTCTGGAAAGAAACGAGCTAGACATTGGAAAGGACTTTAACCATTAAGAATCCTAGATGGCACCCTATTAATTATATAGGTGGCTGTCAACACTGCCTCtccccaaaaatattttggtacATGATGATGGTGAAGGAAGGTTCGAGTGACATTGAGAAGATGTCACATCTTTCTCtctgccaccccattttgttggggtgtatcaaTGCAAGATGACTCGTGGATGATTTCTTCTTGTTGAAAATAAGTATGCAAGTTAGTattgaaataatcccttgcattatcCGTTCTAAACCGTTCTATAGGAGTACCAAATTGGGTTTGAATCATTTTGCAAAATGTGATTAACACTGATCCAATGGTAGCCTTATcttttagaagaaaaacccaacacatgcgagtacaatcatcaataaatgagaTGAACCATTTTTCCCCAGAACAATTGGATATTTTGGATGGTCTCCAAACATCAAAGTGAATCAAATTGAAaggttttgaagataacttGTTACTAATTGGAAATGAGACTTGATGATGTTTAGCAACAATACATTCATCACACCTAAAGCTACTAGGACCTAAAGACTTAAAACAAAtttggaaataattattttaacactCCAAATGGAGGATAGCCTAACCTAAAATGATGTAACCAAATAGAAGACAGATTAGAGGCTGACTGGGAGGAGAAGGCCACAAGTTGTTGTTGTCTCTTTGTAGAACAATCACTCTCCTTGTCGAAGAGATAGAGCCTATTCCAAACCTTGgccacaccaatcatcttccccgttTCCTTGTCCTGAAATTTACATGTTGAAGGTGAAAAAACAGCCAAACAGTTAAGATATTTGGTTAGTTTATGTATAGAGATCAAACTGGTAGCTAAGGTTGGGACATGAATAACCTATTCAAGGTGAAGCTGTGGGTTTAATGACACTCTACCTCTTCCACAGATAGGGATAGTTGTTCCATTTGCAATGGTGATATGTTTGGTAGGTTCAACCATTCAAGGGTttcataggtttcaaaacaatGGATATTAGCGGTCATATGATCCGTAGCTCTTGAATCAAGGACCCAAATGCTATTCTTATCAGATTTAGAAACTGTAAAAGTTGTATAGGAAAGAGTATTACCTTGTTGCACTAAGGAGCAGGAGACTCCATCTTGAAACGTTCGGAGAAAGGCCTTCAGCTTGCCTAACTCCTCGGTATTTAATTGAGTTAGATCAGCTTTTAATTCTCCTTTATCAGCTTCTTCTTCTAGATCCTTGTTGGATAGATAACTCTGGGGTTTCATATTTTTGAAGCCTCCAATCCAGCTCAAGATCGCTTCCTTCCCATGTAATTTGAAACAAGTTTCCCTAGTGTGTCAAGGCTTTTTGCAATAGCTACACCATTGTCCATCACGATTAAAGCTAGCACCCTGGTTCTGAAAAACAGGACCAGGTCTTCCAGGGTTCTGAAAACCTGATTTTCGAGCCTTgtttcctctttcttcttgcTTATTGATGATCAGTGCTGATCCCTTGGTGTTGTGCTCAGTTAACATTGCATATCTTCGATTTTCCTCACTCCTTATAATAGCAAAAACTTCATTTAAATTTGGGAGTTTGTCCTTACCAAGAACCTGCACCCTTACTTGGTCAAATTCATGGTTGAGCCAAGCTAGGAACTCCACAATCCGATCTCTCTCAATTATTTGATTGAGAGTTGCAGCATCCTCTTGGCACACCATCTTGATGGCTTGATATTGATCAAGCTCCAACTATAAGCTCTTCATTTGGTTGTAGTATTCGATTACTGTCAACTGCCCTTGTTTGGTGGAGTTGATATTTGTTTTCACTCCAAAAGTCACGAAGACATCTTTAACCTTGGAGAAGGTCTGTTGGATTGTCTCCCATATCTCTTTGGTTGTTCTTAGGAACATAAAATTCCTACTTATGTCCGGTTGCATTGCACTCCAAAACCAGGACATAATCCTTGAGTCCTCCACATCCTATACAGTGAAGGATAGATCTTCTTCTTTCGGTGGATTGTTTGTCAAGTGACTTCCTTTGCTGCATCCTTTAAGAAGGGTCTTCACCAATTGAGCCCATTGAAGATAATTCCTACCATCTAATCGGTGGGACTAATGAAGGCTGGGCAACTCCTCTACTATAGGGCTCTCCGGTTATGTTGGACGAAGGAGCAGAAAATGGGGCGTTCAACGAGGATGTTTCTGTCATGATACAATTGGAAGGCACAAACACGAAGGATTTCGACACCAGGGATGGGCTAAAAAGACATCAGAGGGCCGATCTGGAGCAGCTGGAGGCGAAAGGATAGTGGACGCACCTTCACGCACCGACACGTGGGGTCGGAGGCAGACTGACGGCGGCGCGTGGGGACTTCGACGGCAATGGGTCTCTAGTGGTTGGTCGATCTGATGACAGCAAACCCAATGGTGGTGGCGATGCTGGTAGGCGATAGCCGGACAGTGGTGTTCTGACTTCGACAGTGACGGTGCAATGAAAGCACTTGAACAGGATGAAGTGatagtgcaatgaaggcactagggtttactGTATCAGCCTATtaacaaggctctgataccatgtagaaagggagaaagggAAGCGGTATTTCCACACACTTTATTGTTATGAATcagaaatatttatacaagaagtttgttaagaattctcctaagatttaggactagattacaacccTATTATCTAGGATTAGATGTTATTCtactagattacaacactaaaagataatacaaagataatctaagaaataatacaagataatacaaagcaaaataaataaagcaaaagaacaaaaataaatagaaagatgATAATGGATAATTTTTAAGGCTCGGCCcggtcttattttatttcttcaacaaaTATTGGTAGTTGTTGACAGGTTGACAAAATTTGGACACTTCATTAGCCTAACGCACCCATTCTCAACACAAGAAGTGGCCGGGGTGTTCCTAGATTCGGTGACAAACTGCATGGGGGGGTCCCTAAAACCATTGTGTCCGACAAAGATAGGATTTTCACTAGCAGCTTTTGGCAGGAGCTATTTAAGAAGTTGGGAGTAGGTTTGCACCTGTCAACTACCTACCACCCTTAATTTGATGGCCAAACAGAGAGGGTAAGTCAATGCCTAGAGACTTATTTGAGGTGCACGTGCTTTACCAAACCAAAGAGTTGGAACAGGTGGTTACCACTAGCCCATTGGTGGTATAACTCATGTTTCCATAGTGCAATCAAGAGAAGCCCCTTTGAGGCAATGTTCGAGTACAAGCCCCCCCTCCTACCATCCATAACGAGCGGTTCATCTAACCTGGCAGCAGTTGAGCACTACTTACAGCAGAGGAGAGAAATGCTCTCTATCCTTAAGAGGGAGCTAACTAACGTCCAGAATAGGATGGAGCAAGCAGTagacaaaagaaggagtgacaGAGATTTTGAAGTAGGAGACAAGGTGTTTCTTAAGGTGAAGAGGTTCCTACAACAACCTTTCATGCCCACACCTATATCCAAGCTCAGCCCCAAGTATTTCGAGCCCTATGTCATCGAAGCCAAGGTAGGGAAGGTGGCTTACAAACTAAGGCTGCCCGAAGGGATACATGTGCACCCCATGTTCCATGTTTCTCTGCTTAAGAGATCCATCGAACTAGGGGCATCCACGAGCCCACAACTACTAGAGATCGAAGATGAATTAGAGGAGCACCTGGAACCTAGGGCTATCCTAGACAGGAGGGTGGTGCACCAAGGAGCAGTGCCCCTTATCCAAGTTTTGGTCCAATGGTCACACCTCCAGTCCGACTGTACCACCTGGGAATACCTCCATGAGCTGTTGAAGAAATTTTCCAGAGCTACCAGACTACTTTAAAGAATTCTGGAGGAAAAGAATGCTGTTGAAGGGTAGAGGAGTGTCACAACCTAAgggttaattttgtaatttttcaattttttttaaaagtagatAGTAGCTAACTGATTCAGTTATACTGTAAGGACCAGTCTACCCTCGCAGTATGGCTGTAACTGCAAGAGGGATGGCCTATAAAAGGCTTAGGCCCTTAAGGACGAGAATTCATTCAAGGAAAATAATATTGCATTCTTTCCCTCCAATttcctctctcaattctccctccaaattctctctctctttccctctctttctctcttcctcaaTTCTCTTATATGTTTTGGTAATTCAAGTCTCAATCCCGCCAAGATTTGTCACCACATCtcttacattctcccacttggCCCGATTACTATaatgtaataattattaaacATTCGACAATTATTATACGTTTGAGATAATGCCTGACATAATATTATAACATGATAAATTGTCTAGTGTGAGTTATGGCagtcatgtattatttaatgtAGTATATTCCCTCATCAAACATAATCTATAATGGGCCACAATAGTGTTGATAAAGACTTTCCTATTtgcttgaaaataaataatgcatacacaaacattaaaaataggaaatatacATAATGTATGTTAGAAACACAACAGAGAGTTCAAAGTGTCATTACAAGCATCAATCATTATTACAACCAAGACTCATTCTATGAACATGTTCCTTAAATAATTCTGGTTGGAAACCTTTTGTTAAGGGATTTGCTATCATAAGATCCATCCTAATGTGCTCAATCAACACTCTTTGTTTCTAAACCTCCTCCTTgatggaaaaatatttcaattccatgTCTTTGGCCCCTTTGAGTATTTGTAGTTCTTAGAGAAGAAAAGTACTGCAgaattatcacaataaattttcagTGACTTGCTTATGGTGTCAACAATCAAAAGTCTTGAAATAAAATTCTGCAGCATGGATTGTGGCTTCAAAACATGCCACAAACTTTGACGCCATGGTGGATGCAGCAATGACAGATTGTTCCACACTCTTCCAAGATACTGCTCCCTTTGCTAATAGAATCAAATATCCAAATGTGGACTTCTTGATGTCAAGGCATCCAACAAACTCTGAATTCGAATGTCCAATCACTTCTAAAATGATGGATGTCATGTACATGAGCATATAATTCTTTGTTCCTTACAGGTATCTCGGCACTTTCTTTGTAGCTTTACAATGATCCAATCCAAGATTACTTTGATATCTGCCCAACATATTGACCGTGAAACTTATATTTGGTCTAGTGCAGGTTTGCACATGCATAAGACTGCCCACAACTGAAGCATATGGAATTGCTTCCATTTGCTTTTCATTCCACATCATTTTTTTGGATGTTGCATGAGGTTAAATTTATCCCCTTTCTGTACTAGGGCAACTCCAGCTGAACATCTTATCTACGTTAAATTTCTCTAGAACCCTTTCAATGTAGGCTTTCTGAAACAACCCCAACATTCCTTGTAATCTATcatgaaatatttcaattcctatcACATAGGATGCCTCTCCCATATCAAATGTATTTGGTTAGGAATATCTTAATCacctaataaaattaatatttataggcaaaatccaATCCTAATGATAGCATGATTATGAAATCCTATCCAAATTATAACTAACGATAAACCTAACTTAAAGATAAGAAGTTAAAACCTAAACCAAATGTAACTCTAAAATCtaaatagaagataaaataaaacaagataaataaaaataagccAACTAAAATCCCCTCATTCTCCCTTGGTGTGAGAAAAACTCATTCTCAAGTTTTGTTGATCTGTACTGCCCAATCACCGAACCATAGAAGAAAGTGGTTGGATGGCCTTTTGTCATCACTTACAATATACTCACATCACTAGTGGTTAAGCGTTGTCGTCAAcactaattaaataaagaacatgaatagttttgaaatcaaaagaaaaatgttagGCTTCTAAATGAAGTCACCAGGTTGTCACTTATGAGGAGGCACAACCGAACAAGGCGATGGTTGAATCCTATGAACAGTTTAAgtcataaatatatttgatactACCATCTTTCAAACTGAACACTCCCATATCATGGCCTCCGTATAAGGAATGACGATCCAGATGGTCCAAGAAATATATTGAATTCTTCTCACACTTTGAGAAGTCCCTGGCTGAGACTGAAATAGACTCACTTGCACCCAAAAACAGAATCTCATCACCTAGAGACTCCAACTTCTCCCACTTTTCATTGCTAAAATCCAGCTTATAAACATGAAATAGCTTTGTCTTGTACAGAAGGTTGAATCCATCAATATTCTCAGGATAAAGCATATTGAACGCATAAATGACTGTTCCATGATCCAACGAACTTCCCAATGTACCTTACTACAATCAAGAGCTGTTACAGAGACTCCACCAAGTAAAACTCTTTGGCGTTAGTGGGATCCATGAATTCAATGATTTCTTGTGGAAGAACGAATTAACTTTCATCCTAATTTGTCAAGGCAAATTAGAGCTGCTAAAATCCCAAACATCAACCGACACTAAAAGGATAATGCATAAACTTCATCTTCCCAGCATATGATATCATAATAAAGCCCACAACTGCCTTTGGGACCTCTCCAAGGGCCATCTCTGCACTTTGCATAAATGACATCAGAGTGCAAGAGGGCTCACACCATAGTTGTTGATACTAAGGATAGGGTCTGACCATGAAATAGCTTTGGTGATTAATAGAAGACATGGGAAAAGATGAACGCCAACATCCACAAAGGGATTGAAGATATATGGCTTTTCCTCTCTGTCCAAAAGCACCAGCCACCCGCTACTCCAGTCTCAAGTTCAACTCATCTTTTGGCATCTCCTTCAGATTGCATAGCCTCTTCTTGGATTGAGAAAGCAGCAGCCAAGAGAGTGAACAGGGTTTTCTTGGTCCTCATGACCAGAGTAACTGTTGCCTTGGTCACTTTCACTGCGAAGCATCAGCCATGGAGGTCAGATAATTGGGCTGTACAATAGTGGTCAGATGTAGGATTTGGCAATGGACCTTCAATAACTACAATACCTCTAGAACGAACCACGCTAATGAAACACAAGCAGTCTAATATCAACTTCAGAACATCTTTTGGAAGATTAGACCAGTTGGCTTGAAGTGATGTTAGTGCTCTTATTCCTTTCTAGGGATGATAGGGATATGCTCTGTCTTCCATTAATTGTTCTCAACACCATAGACAAAACTGATAGATTTCAAAGAGATTTGAAAGGTTTgattaagaagaagaaacatgAAGCTAGCAAAGACAGAATGAAGACAAAATAGGGAGGGGAAGAAGTTGACAGGGAGAGAGCAACACCAGAGAGAGAATTCAGAGAATATTTAACTTGAATAATCTTCAGTTGATAGTAGACACCACTAACCTTGACTTACAGAAGAACAGGTGTCAAACCTTCATCAACCAAAGTACCCAAAGTGGGAAATTTGGACTATTCACATCCCCATGGTCAACATGAACCAAAGCAGTTGTAGCCTATGATCAACTTCAACCCATCAATTCAAGGTGTTAGAACTAAAATTTGGAACATATTCTGTTACATACGTCACTTATTTTCCCTGTTGATATACGCATCCGGCTTGCTTTAAAATCTTAGAGGCTTTAAACAAGCCAAGCATACCATGCAACCATTATGAAGGCCAGCAACAGGGTCTACATCAGGATAAAATGAATAGACAATTGCAAAATAATGAGGTTTGATAAAGTAGCTTACCACAGAAAAGCATTCCATACACTAAACTAATCTCAACTCCAGAGGCAAGGAAAGGTCACAGAAGGAACCACCATATGCTCAACAACCATGGAAAGAAGTTGACAAAAGTAGACAAAGATGAAACAATGAAAAGCACAAGGAAATAAACTCTATCTGAAGTTGAAAATAACACAATTGACAGCTTGGTCATGTCTGTGCacttctttttctgtttttgttttagaACCGAAGGCAACAAAGACTATGAAGATACAAATGGTTTTAAACAGTTCTCATTTTTATGCAAGAACAAGTATTGGAACCTggatttttttaagataaaattcttaaatagtTTTCAAGAACCATCTTTTGAAATGCATTCTTTTGGGTTTATCTAGTCTCTAAACTTGAAATTTGTTTTGGATACCCAAATGTGTTCTCCCAAGTTTATCTAGTCTCTGAACCAGAAAATAGTTCTCTTGAAAATAATTCTGAAATGTTCAAAGCTATAAGCTCATGCTAGATATTCTCAACCTAATCCATTCTTAATTCCACATCTATCAGAAACAAGACGGGCTCTCAACTGGTTGGGGACTCTTCCTTCCACCCTTCTGCGTCTTCCAAAAGGAAGAGGACTAAATCCTCTAATCAAGGAAACTCCATCGTTACAACAATACAAAGAACGCATAACTCAGATTTTTATGTCTAAACACAAACAGTTAGCCGCACTTTCGCTTCAGAAATCAGATAATAAGCTGTAAATAGAGAACACATCCAGAGGTGCTTAAAACATTACTCTGAATGCAAACAGAATTGTAAGGCTAAAGAGTTACAAACACGCTACAAATTCACGATTCTAATGTTTCCATATACAAttatgtagagagagagagagagagaattataCTTGAGCAAAGCTTGATTGACTGATTGAGTTCGCTTCAATGTcgacgggagagagagagagacgattGCTCAGACTTCAGAAAGAAGACGAGAAGTTCTGATGGGCTTAGGCTCAATGTCCGGTTCACGGTTTTCCGGTTCATTCCGTTCTTAGCTAAACCCAAGCAGCCCAATGGGCTTGAAATCTGGGGCCATGTCCTAACTGAGGCCCACCCAGTATCCTGttcttatatttgtatattaatagaaaaaaatattaaaaaaatgtattcaaATGATCTATAATTATGAGGGTTTTGTCAATGAGTGTCCTAATAACTATAAAGAtcacaagaaaagataaatgtGAATCTCACTCGACAAGTTCCCATTAAATAAGTGAACGATAATCTTAGGAATTCTTACTCTTCTATCCGTTTCTATTGTTAGATTATTAGATGTTATCAATGTTAAATAATCAAATGTTAATGGTTTTGTTGAAATATCTGTTACTTTTTGAGATAAGGTATATTTAGGTAACGTAActagtatttattaaaatgaataagataagattatattaaaataagttttgaatatttttcgaaccaaaatatgaaataattaaaataataataaaaaatattataatatttttattaaactgtttgttaaattttttgaaatgtattaGAAGATATAtgggtcattttttttttatctataagatttaagataaatttatttaaagggagaagagataaatttatttaaaaaatcttagataaaaaat
The Diospyros lotus cultivar Yz01 chromosome 12, ASM1463336v1, whole genome shotgun sequence DNA segment above includes these coding regions:
- the LOC127787642 gene encoding uncharacterized protein LOC127787642, whose product is MFEYKPPLLPSITSGSSNLAAVEHYLQQRREMLSILKRELTNVQNRMEQAVDKRRSDRDFEVGDKVFLKVKRFLQQPFMPTPISKLSPKYFEPYVIEAKVGKVAYKLRLPEGIHVHPMFHVSLLKRSIELGASTSPQLLEIEDELEEHLEPRAILDRRVVHQGAVPLIQVLVQWSHLQSDCTTWEYLHELLKKFSRATRLL